Proteins encoded by one window of Microbacterium testaceum:
- a CDS encoding mannitol-1-phosphate 5-dehydrogenase — translation MKAVHFGAGNIGRGFVGLLLHEGGYDLVFSDVSAALVEAINSASSYTVHEVGEGGVDKEVTGFRAIDSSVDAEALVDEIATADVVTTAVGPTILKFVAPHIVAGLALRDPSLPPLQIMACENAIGATDQLREHVVELAGESWDALASRSVFANTAVDRIVPAQSGGGVDVTVEPFYEWAIERPPFGDNPPHIPGAHFVDDLEPYIERKLFTVNTGHATTAYFGAQAGIERISDALADPEIAAKVEAALEETSALLVEKHELDAGVQGEYRATILRRFRNAALPDTVWRVGRQPLRKLSRHERFVGPAAEAVERGLPVDALVAAMAAALEFSDAEDTQAVDLQRMLRELDAEAFTAEVTGLDPEHALYARIVEIVAARKAALPA, via the coding sequence ATGAAGGCCGTCCACTTCGGCGCCGGCAACATCGGCCGGGGCTTCGTCGGTCTTCTCCTGCACGAGGGCGGGTACGACCTCGTCTTCTCCGACGTCTCAGCGGCCCTCGTCGAGGCGATCAACTCCGCGTCGTCGTACACCGTCCACGAGGTGGGCGAGGGCGGCGTCGACAAGGAGGTGACCGGCTTTCGCGCGATCGACAGCTCCGTGGATGCCGAAGCGCTCGTCGACGAGATCGCCACCGCCGACGTGGTGACCACCGCCGTCGGCCCGACGATCCTGAAGTTCGTCGCCCCGCACATCGTCGCGGGTCTCGCGCTTCGCGACCCCTCGCTCCCGCCGCTGCAGATCATGGCGTGCGAGAACGCCATCGGGGCGACCGACCAGCTGCGCGAGCACGTGGTCGAGCTCGCCGGCGAGTCCTGGGATGCTTTGGCATCCCGTTCGGTCTTCGCCAACACCGCGGTCGACCGCATCGTCCCGGCCCAGTCCGGCGGCGGCGTCGACGTCACCGTCGAGCCGTTCTACGAGTGGGCGATCGAGCGGCCGCCCTTCGGCGACAACCCCCCGCACATCCCCGGGGCGCACTTCGTCGACGACCTCGAGCCCTACATCGAGCGCAAGCTCTTCACGGTGAACACCGGGCACGCCACCACCGCGTACTTCGGTGCGCAGGCGGGCATCGAGCGCATCTCGGACGCCCTGGCGGACCCCGAGATCGCGGCGAAGGTCGAGGCCGCGCTGGAGGAGACCAGCGCGCTGCTGGTCGAGAAGCACGAGTTGGATGCCGGCGTGCAGGGCGAGTACCGCGCGACGATCCTGCGCCGCTTCCGCAACGCCGCCCTGCCCGACACGGTGTGGCGCGTGGGGCGTCAGCCGCTGCGCAAGCTCTCGCGTCACGAGCGTTTCGTCGGACCCGCCGCCGAGGCCGTGGAGCGGGGCCTGCCCGTCGACGCCCTGGTCGCCGCCATGGCCGCCGCACTCGAGTTCTCGGACGCCGAGGACACCCAGGCCGTCGACCTGCAGCGCATGCTGCGCGAGCTCGATGCCGAGGCGTTCACGGCGGAGGTCACCGGCCTCGACCCCGAGCACGCGCTGTACGCGCGCATCGTCGAGATCGTCGCGGCGCGCAAGGCGGCACTGCCCGCCTGA
- a CDS encoding alpha/beta hydrolase has translation MTDTTPSDAGGAPRAPRRRRRLLRWILGGLGAIVVLLVGGILIYSQVGVMGAEPEPLSDAQTNPGLTITADGSGIVLSPTSGATGQGLVFIPGAKVAAEGYIATFADTVVDDGVTVVITKPWLNLAFFDPRPLSTFTDLAPDVSTWAVGGHSLGGVRACQLASDADALVLFASYCANDLSASGLPVLSLSGSEDGLSTPQKIADAKGELPANTTFVEIPGASHASFGAYGPQPGDGTPTADPAEVDRVIAAQLAGFLPRP, from the coding sequence GTGACCGACACGACCCCGTCCGACGCCGGCGGAGCGCCCCGAGCGCCCCGCCGGCGTCGTCGTCTTCTGCGCTGGATCCTCGGTGGTCTGGGCGCGATCGTGGTGCTGCTGGTGGGCGGCATCCTGATCTACAGCCAGGTGGGCGTCATGGGCGCCGAACCCGAACCGCTGTCTGACGCGCAGACGAACCCCGGGCTCACCATCACCGCCGACGGGTCCGGCATCGTCCTCTCCCCCACGTCGGGCGCGACCGGGCAGGGGCTGGTATTCATCCCGGGGGCGAAGGTCGCGGCCGAGGGGTACATCGCGACCTTCGCCGATACCGTCGTCGACGACGGCGTCACCGTCGTCATCACGAAGCCCTGGCTGAACCTCGCGTTCTTCGACCCGCGACCGCTGTCGACCTTCACGGACCTCGCCCCCGACGTGTCGACCTGGGCGGTCGGCGGCCACTCCCTCGGCGGCGTGCGGGCCTGCCAGTTGGCATCCGACGCCGACGCCCTCGTGCTGTTCGCCTCGTACTGCGCGAACGACCTCTCGGCATCCGGTCTGCCCGTTCTGAGTCTGTCGGGTTCGGAGGACGGCCTGTCCACACCGCAGAAGATCGCGGATGCCAAGGGCGAGCTCCCGGCGAACACGACTTTCGTCGAGATCCCCGGCGCCTCGCACGCCTCCTTCGGCGCGTACGGCCCGCAGCCGGGCGACGGCACCCCGACGGCAGACCCGGCCGAGGTCGACCGCGTGATCGCCGCGCAGCTCGCCGGCTTCCTCCCCCGGCCCTGA
- a CDS encoding endonuclease domain-containing protein, whose translation MTSLDPWRDENRESVWTTHELHAAGWTRRALNRAVADGVLTRVRQGRFVAAGAHDDIVAAARLGGRLDCVALLALRGVFVHRHSHRHVQQDPLASRRPPAPRDVIYHWRPSSAPRDRAAVDVVEALAQAIRCQPPRSAVATLDNAWHLGLVDEADVSEVFARVPHRFHALRPLLDSRAEAGTESLARLLLRQLGCHVEPQVQIGGVGRVDLLVDGWLIVECDSEQFHSGWHVHKKDRRRDMAALERGYATLRLLAEDILYHPDRVRAALERILGHGAPGPDS comes from the coding sequence ATGACGTCCCTTGATCCTTGGCGCGACGAGAACCGGGAGTCCGTCTGGACGACCCACGAACTGCACGCTGCCGGGTGGACGCGGCGCGCTCTCAACCGCGCCGTCGCAGACGGCGTTCTGACGCGCGTGCGGCAAGGGCGGTTCGTCGCGGCGGGCGCGCACGACGACATCGTCGCAGCGGCGCGTCTGGGTGGGCGACTGGACTGCGTCGCCCTCCTGGCCCTGCGCGGGGTGTTCGTCCATCGTCACTCGCACCGCCATGTGCAGCAGGACCCGCTGGCGAGCCGCCGACCTCCGGCACCCCGCGACGTTATCTACCACTGGCGTCCGTCATCAGCGCCACGGGACCGCGCCGCGGTCGACGTCGTCGAAGCGCTCGCGCAGGCCATCCGGTGCCAACCGCCACGGTCTGCGGTCGCCACGCTCGACAACGCCTGGCACCTCGGGCTCGTCGATGAAGCGGACGTCAGCGAGGTCTTCGCACGTGTCCCCCATCGATTCCACGCCCTGCGCCCACTGCTGGACTCGCGTGCCGAAGCGGGGACAGAGTCGCTGGCTCGCCTTCTTCTGCGTCAGCTCGGCTGCCATGTCGAACCACAGGTTCAGATCGGCGGCGTGGGGCGTGTCGACCTGCTGGTCGATGGATGGCTCATCGTCGAGTGCGACAGCGAGCAGTTCCACAGCGGCTGGCACGTGCACAAGAAGGACCGGCGCCGCGATATGGCGGCTCTGGAACGCGGCTACGCGACGCTGAGGCTGCTCGCCGAAGACATCCTGTACCACCCGGACCGTGTCCGCGCCGCACTCGAGCGCATTCTGGGGCACGGCGCCCCCGGGCCGGACTCCTGA